In a single window of the Papaver somniferum cultivar HN1 chromosome 8, ASM357369v1, whole genome shotgun sequence genome:
- the LOC113306234 gene encoding uncharacterized protein LOC113306234 yields the protein MWLSHPGFMQLVYENWSFDLNGAPPFVFTSKLKRLKEVLKIWNKTVFGDVKFRLKQDELKLEIENDLLDYDPADEFQFLKVADAKKAVDDVRTELAIMLKMKSRVTWLEDGDQNTRFFHNSIRMRRSKNTISQFKVSNDTTLFLQDEIKDFIVNHYQAKFNGGDVHIDPVLFDIEHESILVAESAYMDAIPSLEEVRVAVFDLGADSAPGPNGFTGSFYRQCWDIISRDLFNAIANCWIGTVLSKLISEDQVAFMKGINIHENIALASELINEINTERKHGNVSLKLDIAQAFDTVSWDFIAEVFRQYGFSDSWCMWVLNILSSARISVMINGCPEGYFSITRGLRQGDPLSPLIFVLIEDVLSRNISKLFANNSMNVMVSKKGVAPTHLLFADDILIFCKGNLHSLQNLKNMLVLYERASGQYVNFAKSKFYFGGDIISRAIAISNYLSMERVMFPDKYLGIQLKPGIVRHIHVRQVVEKIMDKLAGWKGKLLSFQARIVLIKSVISSYVIHSMVVYKWPCTVIKQVERAIRNFLWSGDAKKRKYFTVLYDDLCLSKREGGLGIKKLNDVNRAMLMKLWISIRDSNKIWARFLRSKYFKVNGNLINYKLGSSVFPGIRLVYNFVQKHTRSIIVQWLGFKGRVYQVIHDNSVRMKGHMYNTLQELRILNYFKVRHRSRKTSTPIEISWIPPNQDEIMICFDGASFGNPEQAGSGVVFRDASSEVLGVLCVGLGWKTNLYAEDSEVPTGTEVAVVPEDVVDPDVKGFVIGNLPPHPPHYELLRLTLRDKDSYSHLTLDEIAKSFRLHEFEISFVNGSDLVLGPMVSPPADPSVPRSARSFPEKYDGYRPWIFNLVASHESAPASSAGTAPGSAGNSSFQKKGKLNVVIDLDALDEDPKAADEVPGDEDMEDIEDTRLSPHLDDIDQDFAKDNPSPFRATSVEGENLLVGTGAQLVKHVSVQAPLLHFL from the exons ATGTGGCTTTCCCATCCAGGTTTTATGCAGTTGGTTTACGAGAACTGGAGTTTTGATCTTAATGGTGCTCCCCCTTTTGTTTTTACTTCTAAGCTGAAGAGATTAAAGGAggtgttgaagatttggaataAAACTGTTTTTGGAGATGTGAAATTTCGCTTGAAGCAGGATGAATTGAAACTTGAAATTGAGAATGATCTTCTTGATTATGATCCGGCTGATGAGTTTCAATTCCTAAAGGTTGCGGATGCCAAAAAGGCTGTTGATGATGTGAGAACGGAGTTGGCAATTATGCTTAAGATGAAGTCGAGAGTAacttggttggaggatggtgacCAAAATACTCGTTTCTTTCATAATAGCATCCGCATGAGGAGAAGTAAAAATACCATCTCACAGTTTAAGGTTTCTAACGatactactttgtttttgcaggatgagatAAAGGATTTCATTGTTAATCATTATCAGGCCAAGTTCAATGGTGGTGACGTTCATATTGATCCAGTTTTATTTGATATTGAACATGAGAGCATTTTAGTTGCTGAGAGTGCTTATATGGATGCTATTCCATCTTTGGAGGAAGTTAGAGTGGCGGTTTTTGACTTGGGAGCTGATTCTGCGCCTGGCCCAAATGGATTCACAGGTTCTTTCTATAGACAGTGTTGggacattatttctagagatctctTTAATGCCATTGCAAATTGTTG GATTGGTACTGTACTAAGTAAGCTGATCTCTGAAGatcaagtggcgtttatgaagggtATAAACATACATGAGAATATAGCTTTGGCGTCTGAATTGATCAATGAGATCAATACGGAGAGGAAGCATGGGAATGTTAGCCTCAAACTGGATATTGCTCAAGCTTTTGATACAGTAAGTTGGGATTTCATAGctgaagtttttcgtcaatatggctttTCCGATTCTTGGTGCATGTGGGTTCTTAATATCCTTAGCTCAGCTCGGATTTCTGTCATGATTAATGGATGCCCAGAAGGTTATTTCAGTATTACTAGAGGtctgcgtcaaggtgatcctctctcACCTTTGatctttgttcttattgaagatgttttaagtCGCAATATTTCCAAGTTGTTTGCAAATAATAGTATGAATGTTATGGTTAGTAAGAAAGGAGTGGCGCCTACTCACTTACTTTTCGCGGATGATATCCTTATTTTCTGCAAAGGTAATCTTCATAGTttgcaaaatttgaaaaatatgctTGTTTTGTATGAACGTGCGTCTGGTCAGTACGTAAACTTTGCAAAGAGCAAGTTTTATTTTGGAGGTGATATAATTTCTCGTGCTATTGCTATTTCTAACTATTTGAGTATGGAGAGAGTTATGTTTCCTGACAAATACTTAGGTATTCAATTGAAACCTGGAATTGTTCGGCATATTCACGTTCGCCAAGTGGTtgagaagattatggacaagTTGGCTGGCTGGAAAGGTAAACTTTTATCATTTCAAGCGAGGATTGTGCTAATTAAATCGGTGATTTCTAGTTATGTTATTCATTCTATGGTTGTTTATAAGTGGCCATGCACGGTTATTAAGCAAGTTGAGAGGGCCAttagaaattttctttggtccgGGGATGCTAAGAAACGTAAATATTTTACGGTTCTATATGATGATCTATGCCTCTCAAAGCGTGAAGGTGGTCTTGGCATTAAGAAGTTAAATGATGTTAATAGGGCTATGCTAATGAAGCTTTGGATTTCTATTCGGGATTCAAACAAGATTTGGGCCAGATTTTTGAGGTCCAAATACTTTAAGGTCAATGGAAATCTGATAaattataagttgggttcttcggtttttcctgGAATTCGCTTGGTTTACAATTTTGTGCAGAAGCAtacacgctcaattatag TTCAATGGCTTGGCTTTAAAGGGAGAGTTTATCAGGTAATTCATGATAATTCAGttagaatgaagggccacatGTATAATACTTTACAAGAGTTACGCATTCTGAATTATTTCAAGGTGCGGCATAGATCACGCAAAACGTCTAccccaattgagattagttggaTTCCTcctaatcaagatgaaatcatgatctgTTTTGATGGTGCATCTTTTGGAAACCCAGAACAAGCTGGTTCAGGTGTTGTTTTCCGTGATGCAAGTTCAGAGGTGCTTGGTGTTCTTTGTGTTGGCCTTGGTTGGAAAACCAATTTATATGCGGAA GACTCTGAGGTGCCTACTGGGACTGAGGTGGCTGTGGTGCCTGAGGATGTTGTGGACCCTGATGTTAAAGGATTTGTTATCGGGAATCTTCCACCTCATCCTCCTCATTATGAACTGCTAAGGCTGACACTTCGTGACAAGGATAGCTATTCCCATCTGACTTTGGATGAGATTGCTAAGTCTTTTCGTCTTCACGAGTTTGAGATTTCCTTTGTCAACGGCTctgat ttggtccttgggcccaTGGTTTCACCACCGGCAGATCCCTCTGTCCCTCGTTCAGCTCGTTCTTTTCCCGAGAAGTATGACGGGTATCGTCCTTGGATTTTTAATCTTgttgcttctcatgag tctgcccctgcttcttctgctgggactgctccaggATCTGCTGGTAACTCT TCTTTCCAGAAAAAGGgtaaattgaatgttgttattgatcttgatgctttggatgagGATCCAAAGGCTGCTGACGAGGTACCAGGTGacgaagacatggaggatatcgaggatactcGTCTcagtcctcatttggatgatattgatcAGGATTTTGCCAAAGATAACCCTAGTCCCTTCCGAGCTACCtcagttgagggtgagaaccttcttgttggtACTGGTGCTCAGTTGGTCAAGCATGTTAGCGTTCAAGCCCCGCTCCTACACTTtctttga